The proteins below come from a single Zea mays cultivar B73 chromosome 8, Zm-B73-REFERENCE-NAM-5.0, whole genome shotgun sequence genomic window:
- the LOC100275353 gene encoding paired mesoderm homeobox protein 2 → MEVPRLPQGALPSMALSRLSPQSTPRSRAHLPAIKVVTPDEDGRQSPHGGSGPSDSSGAGARKKLRLTNEQSTLLEDTFRAHNILSNAQKQELGRQVDLSARQVEVWFQNTHVQITHMFMLMLTPHSGIFPAISLIGDIIIVGIFYFIGFALFCLEAFLNMWVIQLLPPSDQFRREPGEPCTCGVVHLESDTIIEYD, encoded by the exons ATGGAGGTACCGCGCCTCCCCCAGGGTGCCCTTCCATCCATGGCGTTGTCGCGGCTGTCCCCGCAATCAACTCCCAGATCTCGTGCTCACCTCCCCGCAATCAAGGTCGTCACGCCCGATGAGGATGGTCGCCAGTCGCCGCACGGCGGTTCGGGCCCCAGCGATAGCTCCGGCGCAGGCGCGAGGAAGAAGCTCCGGCTCACCAATGAGCAGTCGACGCTGCTCGAGGACACCTTCCGCGCCCACAACATACTCTCCAAC GCGCAGAAGCAGGAGCTCGGACGGCAGGTGGATCTCAGCGCCAGGCAGGTGGAAGTGTGGTTCCAGAACACACATGTTCAGATAACACACATGTTCATGCTCATGCTGACCCCACACAG TGGGATTTTCCCAGCAATCAGCTTGATAGGCGACATCATCATTGTCGGG ATCTTCTACTTCATTGGATTTGCATTGTTCTGCTTGGAGGCTTTTCTGAACATGTGGGTCATTCAG CTTTTGCCCCCTTCTGATCAATTCAGAAGAGAACCCGGAGAACCATGCACTTGTGGAGTTGTTCATCTGGAAAGTGACACCATTATTGAATATGATTG
- the LOC100283003 gene encoding NADH-ubiquinone oxidoreductase 10.5 kDa subunit — MAWRASLSRSVKEIRVLFCQSSPASAPAREFVKKNYGDIKARNPSLPFLVRECSGVQPQLWARYDMGVERCVNLDGLTEAQIDKKLEELAMAGESLKTK, encoded by the exons ATGGCATGGCGGGCGAGCCTGTCTCGGAGTGTAAAGGAGATACGCGTCCTCTTCTGCCAGTCCTCCCCCGCTAGCGCCCCCGCCCG GGAGTTCGTGAAGAAGAACTATGGTGACATCAAGGCCCGCAacccctccctccccttccttGTCCGCGAGTGCTCCGGTGTCCAGCCCCAGCTCTGGGCGCGCTACG ATATGGGTGTGGAGAGATGCGTGAACTTGGATGGTCTGACGGAAGCACAGATTGATAAGAAGCTGGAGGAACTTGCAATGGCCGGGGAGTCTCTTAAAACCAAATAG
- the LOC103637054 gene encoding LOW QUALITY PROTEIN: uncharacterized protein (The sequence of the model RefSeq protein was modified relative to this genomic sequence to represent the inferred CDS: inserted 1 base in 1 codon) — LQDKKTRGYVPWNDEMDKVLLDTFVDXYNKGDRCQNGWKSHVYTTVVKNVCEKCNVTITKENISSRSKTFDKHYNIINGLFSTSGFGWDWEKNKLKVDSDTVWDEYVERNKEAKGYRHKVVKFWDLLGLVYNKNQANGEGAKTAAESSKEMAKENDTRGKDVPYSVSSSSSLKRQRLDDSFNSMWCEKFDMLTSALKDDGPKLPSSAEVLAVLQEVEGLDEDIELELYDILTSNARKFESMMAFPMERSKRWLMVQPRK, encoded by the exons TTGCAGGACAAGAAAACAAGGGGCTATGTTCCTTGGAATGATGAGATGGATAAGGTACTCCTTGATACATTTGTGG TTTACAATAAAGGTGATAGATGTCAGAATGGATGGAAGTCTCATGTATACACAACTGTTGTGAAGAATGTTTGTGAGAAGTGTAATGTCACCATTACAAAGGAAAATATTAGTTCTCGCAGCAAAACCTTTGATAAGCACTACAATATCATTAATGGTTTGTTTTCCACTAGTGGTTTTGGATGGGATTGGGAGAAGAACAAGCTCAAAGTTGATAGTGACACTGTATGGGATGAGTACGTTGAG AGGAATAAGGAAGCAAAAGGATATAGACATAAGGTTGTGAAGTTTTGGGATCTACTCGGCCTAGTGTACAATAAAAACCAAGCAAATGGAGAGGGTGCTAAAACAGCAGCTGAAAGTTCAAAGGAAATGGCAAAAGAGAATGATACCAGAGGCAAGGATGTTCCATATTCTGTATCTTCCTCGAGTAGTTTAAAAAGACAAAGATTAGATGATTCATTTAACTCTATGTGGTGTGAGAAGTTTGACATGCTTACATCAGCATTGAAAGATGACGGTCCGAAGCTACCCTCTTCCGCTGAAGTTCTTGCCGTGTTACAAGAGGTTGAGGGACTTGATGAAGACATAGAACTTGAGCTTTATGACATCCTCACCTCTAATGCACGCAAGTTTGAGTCGATGATGGCATTCCCAATGGAAAGGAGTAAGAGGTGGCTTATGGTGCAGCCAAGGAAGTGA